Proteins found in one Microbacterium sp. SSM24 genomic segment:
- a CDS encoding PKD domain-containing protein, whose product MTVSAVVVAGLAIGAAAPAAAAGPIPGIAPIEQRSAATVTADPLPTVQIDSGIVWAQVIAGRTVFAGGSFSNARPAGASPGQGLMPRSNILAYDIETGVATSFAPTINGTVKALAVSPDGKTLYVGGSFNQVNGQSRFNVAAFDVASGALLTTFRPAIGGSYVNAIVATGSTVYFGGLIGAAGGNTRKNLAAANASNGAVVAWAPTADLQVDTMVLEPGGAKLIVGGRFGQVNGANQRGLAALDLNDGTVLPWAAPATVQNGVPATDGNAGKAGIWALNADENAVYGTGWVFANKWVGNLEGMFAAEAGSGDIRWVADCHGDHYGVYSDGTNVYTTGHEHDCQTAGGLPQAYPAPGNIRHATAYTAAAKGTLTTSPSVNDIYADWGGYPAPAAVNWFPDWTTGTASGSGQAGWTATGNGKYLLVGGEQTFVNGQRSQGITRFSTTPAGGPKSAPRLSGVNWTPSARSVSAGTARIAIPANWDRDDLNLTYELYEQGKAAPVATTTKKSTFWDTPNVVLTATGLPAGATKTYRVVAKDGDGNTANSAWVTVTVSSADASAYANAVLDDGASLLWRLGGTDGGADWAGTNDAQFKNGVGTTTDTAIVGETGGSATTPGGNGFATTTSASAVGSAFAAELWFKTDTTSGGKIVGYGDNPNDYSSSYDRHVYMKNNGQLIFGTYPGWAATVQSTKSYNDNKWHHLVAQQSADGQALYVDGQLVGSSNVTGAQGYTGYWKLGGDNLNGWPDQPASFNFRGSIDEFAVYGSALTAAQVANHYEIGKGPHLPPVAVIDQVAAGQTVTFTGAGSTSSGDADVASYAWSFGDGATSTETTPTHTYPSAGDYTVTLTVTDSQGSVSAVTTKQLAIAAPATAAAKYTQRVLDDGAQVYWGLGGPVGNVDWVSDRDMVGTAGVGSSADSVTTGGSATFDGGSAFGRTSRTISASTPFAAEVWFKTTTTNGGKIFGYGGSSEGNSGNYDRHLYMTNDGRLVFGVWLGWAAIVETSTSFNDGQWHHVVAQVGPDGGERLFVDGALAASDGGIQGAQEYDGYWRLGGDNIGGWPGQPNSYYFNGQLDDFAAYSRTLSANEVDDHYRLAKGLATTQAQFSVTGTGPSRTFDGTASTPTPGRTITGYAWNFGDGTTGTGATASHTYDLPGTYTATLTVTDSAGRTGISTSSVVILPPHAAPVAKIGSDVHGLTVDFDSDDSTASGGATITDYAWNFGDGTTSTQADPTHVYGVPGTFTVSLTVTDSEGATSTVATAEVTVEHAAPTASFTADASGLSVSVDASASAASDGATLTYAWNWGDGSAAGTGKTATHRYDTAGVRTVTLTVTDSLGATTTKTASVTATHADPTASFTAQTSMLDVAVDASASAAADDATLAYSWNWGDGTTAGAGKTATHAYTAGGTFEITLTITDSLGGTATTSKTVTVASQTVVASDDFTRTIGSGWGSATVGGAWTSLTSTSVADGVGRISLVAGQTRAPALAATSADDLSASLVFSADKVANGGGLHFSYVVHKSAAGEYRLKVRTLATGAVQVSMTKLVGTTETTFATQNLNGYTYTAGAKLRVRLETEGGAGASTTLRGKVWADGTAEPAAWTVTGSDSVASLQGAGQIGVVAYATGTVTNGPVVVSVDEIRVTSLGAGQPHQAPVAVIGASSTGLTTAFDGTGSTASGGATITGYAWDFGDGTTSTEAKPTHTYAAGNYTAKLVVTDSTGASSAAKTAAVSASHANPVAAFTASGSGLTVSVNGSGSQASDGATLSHSWNWGDGTAAGTGATASHAYGAAGTYTVTLTVTDSLGAVATTSQSVTVSAETFIAKDDFERTVAAGWGAAVTGGTWGTAAGFSVADGAGKVSLAAGQTRTNLLTGVNAQNVDARLVVSSDKVANGGGLHLNYLVHKTAAGDYRLKLRISATGVVQVSVSKVVGTTETIISNKTLTGYTQTAGSKLRLRFQATTAGGSTTLNAKVWADGSAEPADWFVTATDAQAELQGAGQIGVLAYLSGSATNAPLVVSVDDLEVR is encoded by the coding sequence GTGACGGTTTCGGCTGTCGTCGTCGCCGGACTCGCGATCGGCGCTGCCGCGCCCGCGGCGGCGGCGGGTCCCATTCCGGGGATCGCGCCGATCGAGCAGCGGAGCGCCGCCACCGTCACCGCCGATCCGCTTCCCACCGTGCAGATCGACTCGGGCATCGTATGGGCGCAGGTGATCGCCGGTCGCACCGTGTTCGCGGGCGGCAGCTTCTCCAACGCCCGCCCCGCCGGCGCGAGCCCTGGCCAGGGCCTCATGCCGCGGAGCAACATCCTCGCGTACGACATCGAGACCGGCGTGGCGACGTCCTTCGCGCCCACGATCAACGGCACGGTCAAGGCGCTCGCCGTCTCGCCTGACGGAAAGACGCTCTACGTCGGCGGCTCGTTCAACCAGGTCAACGGGCAGAGCCGCTTCAACGTCGCGGCGTTCGACGTCGCCAGCGGAGCGCTGCTCACCACGTTCCGTCCCGCGATCGGCGGCTCGTACGTCAACGCGATCGTGGCGACCGGCTCCACGGTCTACTTCGGCGGGCTCATCGGAGCCGCCGGCGGCAACACCCGCAAGAACCTCGCCGCGGCCAACGCCTCCAACGGCGCGGTCGTCGCGTGGGCTCCCACGGCCGACCTCCAGGTCGACACCATGGTCCTGGAGCCGGGCGGCGCGAAGCTCATCGTGGGCGGCCGGTTCGGCCAGGTCAACGGTGCGAACCAGCGCGGCCTCGCGGCCCTCGACCTCAACGACGGCACCGTTCTGCCCTGGGCGGCCCCGGCCACCGTGCAGAACGGCGTTCCCGCCACCGACGGCAACGCGGGCAAGGCGGGCATCTGGGCGCTGAACGCCGACGAGAACGCGGTCTACGGCACCGGCTGGGTGTTCGCCAACAAGTGGGTCGGAAACCTCGAGGGCATGTTCGCCGCCGAGGCGGGCAGCGGCGACATCCGCTGGGTGGCGGACTGCCACGGCGACCACTACGGCGTCTACTCCGACGGCACCAACGTCTACACCACCGGTCACGAGCACGACTGCCAGACCGCCGGCGGACTTCCGCAGGCTTACCCGGCACCGGGCAACATCCGTCACGCGACGGCCTACACGGCCGCCGCGAAAGGCACGCTCACGACGTCGCCCTCGGTGAACGACATCTACGCGGACTGGGGCGGCTACCCCGCTCCGGCAGCCGTGAACTGGTTCCCGGACTGGACCACCGGCACCGCATCGGGCTCCGGCCAGGCCGGCTGGACCGCGACCGGAAACGGCAAGTACCTTCTCGTCGGCGGCGAGCAGACCTTCGTCAACGGGCAGCGCAGCCAGGGCATCACGCGATTCTCGACCACGCCCGCTGGCGGCCCCAAGTCGGCTCCCCGTCTCTCCGGCGTGAACTGGACGCCGTCGGCGCGCTCGGTGAGCGCGGGCACGGCTCGCATCGCGATCCCCGCCAACTGGGATCGCGACGACCTGAACCTCACGTACGAGCTGTACGAGCAGGGCAAGGCCGCACCGGTCGCGACGACCACGAAGAAGTCGACGTTCTGGGACACCCCGAACGTCGTCCTCACCGCGACCGGCCTTCCCGCCGGCGCCACCAAGACGTACCGTGTCGTCGCGAAGGACGGCGACGGCAACACGGCCAACAGCGCATGGGTGACCGTCACGGTCAGCTCGGCTGATGCATCCGCCTACGCCAACGCCGTGCTCGACGACGGCGCCTCGCTCCTGTGGCGCCTGGGCGGCACCGACGGCGGCGCGGACTGGGCCGGCACCAACGACGCCCAGTTCAAGAACGGCGTCGGGACGACGACGGACACCGCGATCGTCGGCGAGACCGGTGGTTCGGCCACCACGCCGGGCGGCAACGGCTTCGCGACGACCACCAGCGCGTCTGCGGTGGGCTCGGCCTTCGCAGCGGAGCTGTGGTTCAAGACCGACACGACCTCGGGCGGCAAGATCGTCGGCTACGGCGACAACCCGAACGACTACTCGAGCAGCTACGACCGCCACGTCTACATGAAGAACAACGGTCAGCTCATCTTCGGCACCTACCCCGGCTGGGCCGCCACGGTGCAGAGCACGAAGTCGTACAACGACAACAAGTGGCACCACCTGGTCGCTCAGCAGAGCGCTGACGGACAGGCCCTCTATGTGGACGGTCAGCTCGTCGGGTCGTCGAACGTGACGGGCGCCCAGGGCTACACCGGCTACTGGAAGCTGGGCGGGGACAACCTCAACGGGTGGCCCGACCAGCCCGCGTCGTTCAACTTCCGCGGCTCGATCGACGAGTTCGCCGTGTACGGCTCCGCCCTGACGGCGGCGCAGGTCGCGAACCACTACGAGATCGGCAAGGGGCCGCACCTGCCGCCCGTCGCCGTGATCGACCAGGTGGCCGCGGGCCAGACGGTGACGTTCACGGGTGCGGGATCGACCTCCTCGGGTGACGCGGATGTCGCGTCGTACGCCTGGAGCTTCGGCGACGGCGCGACCTCGACGGAGACGACACCGACGCACACCTACCCGAGCGCAGGCGACTACACCGTGACCCTCACGGTGACGGACTCGCAGGGCTCGGTGAGCGCGGTGACCACCAAGCAGCTCGCGATCGCCGCTCCGGCGACGGCCGCCGCGAAGTACACGCAGCGCGTGCTCGACGACGGCGCCCAGGTCTACTGGGGTCTGGGCGGCCCCGTCGGCAACGTCGACTGGGTGAGCGACCGCGACATGGTCGGCACCGCCGGTGTCGGCTCGTCGGCGGACTCCGTCACGACGGGCGGCTCGGCGACCTTCGACGGCGGATCGGCATTCGGCCGGACGTCGCGCACCATCTCGGCGAGCACGCCGTTCGCGGCGGAGGTCTGGTTCAAGACCACCACCACCAACGGCGGCAAGATCTTCGGCTACGGCGGATCCTCCGAGGGCAACTCCGGCAACTACGACCGTCACCTCTACATGACGAACGACGGGCGACTGGTGTTCGGCGTGTGGCTCGGCTGGGCGGCGATCGTCGAGACGAGCACCTCGTTCAACGACGGCCAGTGGCACCACGTCGTGGCACAGGTCGGCCCGGACGGCGGCGAGCGCCTGTTCGTCGACGGTGCGCTCGCGGCATCCGACGGCGGCATCCAGGGCGCCCAGGAGTACGACGGCTACTGGCGCCTCGGCGGTGACAACATCGGCGGATGGCCGGGTCAGCCGAACTCGTACTACTTCAACGGTCAGCTCGACGACTTCGCCGCCTACAGCCGCACGCTGTCGGCGAACGAGGTCGACGACCACTACCGCCTCGCCAAGGGCCTTGCCACCACGCAGGCGCAGTTCTCGGTGACCGGCACCGGACCGTCACGCACGTTCGACGGCACGGCCTCCACGCCGACGCCGGGACGCACCATCACGGGTTACGCGTGGAACTTCGGCGACGGCACCACGGGCACGGGCGCGACCGCGTCGCACACGTACGACCTGCCGGGCACCTACACGGCGACCCTCACGGTCACCGACTCGGCGGGCCGCACCGGAATCTCGACGTCCAGCGTCGTGATCCTGCCGCCGCACGCTGCGCCGGTCGCGAAGATCGGATCCGACGTCCACGGCCTCACCGTCGACTTCGACTCCGACGACTCGACGGCGTCGGGCGGCGCGACCATCACGGACTACGCGTGGAACTTCGGCGACGGCACGACGTCGACGCAGGCGGACCCCACCCATGTCTACGGCGTGCCCGGCACCTTCACCGTGTCGCTGACCGTGACGGACTCGGAGGGCGCCACCAGCACGGTGGCGACGGCCGAGGTCACGGTGGAGCACGCCGCTCCGACCGCGTCCTTCACCGCCGACGCCTCGGGCCTCTCGGTGTCGGTGGATGCCTCGGCATCCGCGGCTTCGGACGGCGCGACGCTGACCTACGCGTGGAACTGGGGCGACGGATCGGCTGCCGGCACCGGCAAGACGGCGACGCACCGCTACGACACGGCAGGAGTGCGGACCGTCACCCTCACGGTGACGGACAGCCTCGGCGCGACGACGACGAAGACCGCCTCGGTCACGGCGACCCACGCCGACCCGACGGCCTCCTTCACGGCTCAGACGAGCATGCTGGATGTCGCAGTGGATGCCTCGGCGTCCGCCGCTGCAGACGACGCGACGCTCGCGTACTCGTGGAACTGGGGTGACGGTACGACCGCGGGAGCAGGCAAGACGGCGACCCACGCGTACACCGCCGGGGGCACGTTCGAGATCACGCTGACCATCACGGACAGCCTCGGCGGCACCGCCACGACGTCGAAGACCGTCACCGTGGCGTCGCAGACCGTCGTCGCGAGCGATGACTTCACCCGGACGATCGGGTCCGGCTGGGGCAGCGCGACCGTCGGTGGCGCGTGGACGTCGCTGACGTCGACGTCGGTCGCGGACGGCGTGGGGCGCATCAGCCTCGTCGCCGGCCAGACGCGCGCTCCGGCGCTCGCGGCCACCTCGGCCGACGACCTCTCCGCGAGCCTCGTCTTCTCCGCCGACAAGGTGGCGAACGGCGGCGGACTGCACTTCAGCTACGTCGTGCACAAGTCCGCGGCGGGCGAGTATCGCCTCAAGGTGCGCACGCTCGCGACGGGAGCCGTCCAGGTCAGCATGACCAAGCTGGTCGGCACGACCGAGACCACGTTCGCCACGCAGAACCTCAACGGGTACACCTACACCGCCGGCGCGAAGCTCCGGGTCCGCCTCGAGACCGAGGGGGGCGCGGGCGCCAGCACGACGCTGCGCGGCAAGGTCTGGGCAGACGGCACCGCTGAGCCCGCGGCGTGGACGGTGACGGGTTCCGACTCGGTCGCCTCGCTGCAGGGCGCTGGTCAGATCGGGGTGGTGGCCTACGCCACCGGCACGGTGACGAACGGGCCCGTGGTGGTCTCGGTCGACGAGATCCGGGTGACCTCGCTCGGCGCGGGTCAGCCGCACCAGGCTCCGGTCGCGGTGATCGGCGCGAGCTCGACCGGTCTGACGACCGCGTTCGATGGCACCGGATCGACGGCGTCCGGCGGCGCGACGATCACCGGCTACGCGTGGGACTTCGGCGACGGGACGACCTCGACCGAGGCCAAGCCGACGCACACCTACGCAGCCGGCAACTACACCGCGAAGCTCGTCGTGACCGACAGCACGGGGGCATCGTCGGCGGCTAAGACCGCTGCCGTCAGCGCCAGCCACGCGAACCCGGTGGCCGCCTTCACCGCCTCGGGCTCGGGCCTCACGGTGTCGGTCAACGGTTCCGGCTCGCAGGCGTCCGACGGCGCGACGCTGTCCCACTCCTGGAACTGGGGCGACGGGACCGCCGCAGGCACCGGCGCGACCGCGTCGCACGCCTACGGCGCCGCGGGCACCTACACGGTGACCCTCACGGTGACCGACAGCCTCGGCGCCGTCGCCACCACGTCGCAGTCCGTCACGGTGAGCGCGGAGACCTTCATCGCGAAGGACGACTTCGAGCGCACGGTGGCGGCAGGCTGGGGCGCGGCGGTCACCGGGGGCACCTGGGGCACGGCCGCCGGGTTCTCGGTCGCCGACGGCGCCGGCAAGGTGTCGCTGGCGGCAGGCCAGACCCGCACGAACCTCCTCACCGGAGTGAACGCGCAGAACGTCGACGCGCGGCTCGTGGTCTCGTCCGACAAGGTCGCGAACGGCGGCGGGCTGCACCTGAACTACCTCGTGCACAAGACCGCAGCGGGCGACTACCGCCTGAAGCTGCGGATCTCGGCGACGGGTGTCGTGCAGGTGTCGGTCTCGAAGGTCGTCGGCACGACCGAGACGATCATCTCGAACAAGACCCTGACCGGCTACACGCAGACCGCAGGGTCGAAGCTGCGGCTGCGCTTCCAGGCCACGACCGCCGGCGGCTCCACGACGCTCAACGCCAAGGTGTGGGCAGACGGTTCCGCCGAGCCGGCCGACTGGTTCGTGACGGCGACGGATGCGCAGGCCGAACTGCAGGGCGCAGGACAGATCGGCGTCCTCGCCTACCTGTCCGGTTCCGCGACGAACGCTCCCCTCGTGGTGAGCGTCGATGACCTCGAGGTGCGCTGA
- a CDS encoding PKD domain-containing protein, with the protein MQNAVSTTSSRPRSRVASFLAVGVLIAAGLVATVADPAAAAPGPGPIEQRSAQTVTADPLPTVQIDSGIVWAQVVAGNTVFAGGSFSNARPAGTSAGQSLMPRSNILAYNITTGVATSFAPTINGTVKALAVSPDGTRLYVGGSFNNVNGLTRWNFAVFDTSTGALLESVKPAIGGSYINAIVATSSTVYVGGLIGAAGGVTRKNLAAVNASNGAVLGWAPTPDLQVDSMVLAPGGGKLIVAGRFETINGTSSRGLGALDLTSGALLPWAVTSVVKNGMATGSLAGRAGIWALAADSSKVYGTGWVYSNKTIGNLEGLFAADGQTGDVSWIADCHGDHYGVFSDGTNVYSTGHEHDCQTAGGMPQAYPSPGNMRNSSVYTAAAKGTLTRSPYVNSIYSDWTGYPAPAAVNWYPDWTTGTASGSGQAAWTVTGNSQYVVFGGEFPLVNGQRNQGIARFARTPSTGANQGPRLSGANWTPTARSVSTGTAHVQIPANWDRDDLDLTYELWAQGGAAPIATKTVQSTYWFTPVVTLVAEGIPAGSSRTYRVIARDGDGNSATSANVTLTVNGSSSSSYADTVLDDGATTYWRLGPSGGGTDLAGNNNLVSFGGAGTTSDDALGAEANGSSTFNGSTSGFARATDTTVVEEAFALELWFKTSTTTGGKLIGYGNGASGNSSTYDRHLYMRNDGSLAFGVNPGAQRVITSPATYRDNQWHHAVAQLNPWSGIQLYVDGTLVATDPSGTAGQLFSGFWRIGGDNLNSWPNRPTSNMFNGALDEVAIYPHILTASQISTHYAIGRGQSLPTASFTTSGSDLSWSFNAGASSAPSGRTITSYAWNFGDGSTGTGVTANRTYAAPGTYTVTLTVTDSAGMTGSTTRTVNASGPHQAPVAVIGASASGLTVNYTGTGSSASGGATVTGYAWNFGDGTTSTQANPVKTYGAAGTYTATLTVTDSMGSTSGPATQTVTVSPQTFVAQDAFARTVANGWGSATVGGAWTVNSAPAFSVDGSTGLISLGAGQTRNATLAGVSAQDVDARALFSTASVANGGGVHFNYQVHKTAAGDYRLKLRVAASGVVTVSLAKLVGTTETLLVSRTLGGYTHTAGGKLQLHLVTSTVGGVTTLNANVWPDGATEPAGWFVTTTDSQAELQAAGQVGVLSYLSGSTTNVPVIVSVDALEVR; encoded by the coding sequence ATGCAGAACGCAGTATCGACGACGTCTTCGCGGCCGCGCAGTCGGGTGGCGAGCTTTCTCGCCGTCGGCGTGCTCATCGCAGCAGGGTTGGTGGCGACGGTGGCCGATCCGGCCGCAGCAGCCCCGGGGCCGGGACCGATCGAACAGCGCAGCGCGCAGACCGTGACGGCGGATCCGCTGCCGACGGTGCAGATCGATTCGGGAATCGTGTGGGCGCAGGTCGTCGCGGGGAACACCGTCTTCGCCGGTGGCAGCTTCTCGAATGCGCGTCCCGCCGGGACCAGCGCCGGGCAGAGCCTCATGCCGCGCAGCAACATCCTCGCGTACAACATCACGACGGGCGTCGCGACGTCCTTCGCCCCGACCATCAACGGAACCGTCAAAGCGCTGGCCGTCTCGCCCGACGGAACCCGCCTCTACGTCGGCGGCTCCTTCAACAACGTCAACGGCCTGACGCGGTGGAACTTCGCCGTCTTCGACACCTCCACCGGAGCCCTGCTCGAGAGCGTCAAGCCGGCCATCGGCGGCTCGTACATCAACGCCATCGTGGCGACGAGCAGCACCGTCTACGTCGGCGGTCTGATCGGCGCGGCCGGCGGCGTGACCCGCAAGAACCTCGCCGCCGTCAACGCCTCCAACGGCGCGGTACTGGGCTGGGCTCCGACGCCGGACCTGCAGGTCGATTCCATGGTCCTGGCCCCGGGCGGCGGAAAGCTCATCGTCGCCGGTCGCTTCGAGACGATCAACGGCACGTCCTCCCGCGGTCTGGGTGCGCTCGACCTCACCTCGGGTGCGCTCCTTCCCTGGGCGGTCACCTCCGTCGTGAAGAACGGCATGGCCACCGGCTCGCTCGCCGGGCGCGCGGGCATCTGGGCGCTGGCCGCCGACAGCTCGAAGGTCTACGGCACGGGATGGGTGTACTCGAACAAGACGATCGGCAACCTCGAGGGTCTGTTCGCCGCCGACGGCCAGACCGGCGACGTCAGCTGGATCGCCGACTGCCACGGCGACCACTACGGGGTCTTCTCCGACGGCACGAACGTGTACTCGACCGGACACGAGCACGACTGCCAGACGGCCGGTGGGATGCCGCAGGCCTACCCGTCGCCGGGGAACATGCGGAACTCGAGCGTGTACACGGCGGCCGCGAAGGGCACGCTCACGCGCAGCCCGTACGTCAACAGCATCTATTCCGATTGGACCGGCTATCCCGCGCCTGCCGCGGTGAACTGGTACCCGGACTGGACGACGGGCACGGCATCCGGATCCGGGCAGGCGGCGTGGACCGTCACCGGCAACAGCCAGTACGTCGTGTTCGGCGGCGAGTTCCCCCTCGTGAACGGACAGCGCAACCAGGGGATCGCCCGATTCGCCCGTACCCCTTCGACAGGGGCGAACCAGGGGCCGCGGCTCTCCGGCGCGAACTGGACTCCCACGGCGCGCTCGGTGAGCACCGGAACCGCGCACGTGCAGATCCCGGCGAACTGGGACCGCGACGACCTCGACCTGACGTACGAGCTGTGGGCGCAGGGCGGCGCGGCGCCGATCGCGACGAAGACGGTGCAGTCGACCTACTGGTTCACGCCGGTCGTCACACTCGTCGCGGAGGGGATCCCGGCAGGCTCCAGCCGCACCTATCGCGTCATCGCCCGTGACGGCGACGGCAACAGCGCGACGAGCGCGAACGTCACGCTCACCGTCAACGGAAGCTCGTCGTCGTCCTACGCCGACACCGTTCTCGACGACGGCGCGACCACGTACTGGCGTCTCGGACCGTCCGGCGGGGGAACGGACCTCGCCGGCAACAACAACCTCGTCTCGTTCGGCGGAGCAGGCACGACCTCCGACGATGCGCTCGGCGCCGAGGCCAACGGCTCCTCGACCTTCAACGGGTCCACGAGCGGATTCGCCCGCGCGACCGACACCACCGTCGTCGAGGAAGCGTTCGCGCTCGAGCTCTGGTTCAAGACCTCGACCACGACCGGCGGGAAGCTCATCGGGTACGGCAACGGGGCGTCCGGAAACTCGAGCACCTACGACCGGCATCTCTACATGCGCAATGACGGATCCCTGGCGTTCGGCGTGAATCCTGGCGCCCAGCGGGTGATCACGTCGCCGGCGACCTATCGCGACAACCAGTGGCACCACGCCGTCGCGCAGCTGAACCCGTGGTCGGGCATCCAGCTCTACGTCGACGGCACTCTCGTGGCCACCGATCCGTCGGGGACCGCGGGGCAGCTGTTCTCCGGCTTCTGGAGGATCGGCGGTGACAACCTCAACAGCTGGCCCAACCGGCCCACGTCGAACATGTTCAACGGCGCGCTCGACGAGGTGGCGATCTACCCGCACATCCTGACGGCCTCGCAGATCTCGACCCACTATGCGATCGGGCGCGGCCAGAGCCTGCCGACCGCGTCGTTCACGACATCCGGTTCCGATCTGTCCTGGTCGTTCAACGCCGGTGCGTCCAGCGCTCCGAGCGGGCGGACGATCACGTCCTACGCCTGGAACTTCGGCGACGGATCCACCGGGACCGGCGTCACGGCGAACAGGACGTACGCCGCGCCGGGCACGTACACGGTCACCCTGACGGTGACCGACAGCGCCGGCATGACGGGCTCGACCACCCGAACGGTGAACGCGTCGGGTCCGCATCAGGCTCCGGTCGCGGTGATCGGGGCGAGCGCCTCCGGGCTGACCGTCAACTACACGGGCACGGGCTCCTCCGCCTCCGGTGGCGCGACCGTGACCGGGTACGCGTGGAACTTCGGCGACGGGACGACGTCCACACAGGCGAATCCCGTGAAGACCTACGGCGCAGCCGGCACATACACGGCCACGCTGACGGTGACCGACAGCATGGGGTCCACGAGCGGTCCTGCCACGCAGACCGTTACGGTGTCTCCGCAGACCTTCGTCGCCCAGGACGCGTTCGCCCGCACGGTGGCGAACGGATGGGGATCGGCGACCGTCGGCGGAGCGTGGACCGTGAACAGCGCCCCGGCCTTCTCGGTCGACGGCAGCACCGGGCTCATCTCGCTGGGCGCCGGGCAGACGCGCAACGCGACGCTGGCGGGCGTGTCCGCTCAGGATGTCGACGCGCGCGCTCTCTTCAGCACCGCCAGCGTCGCCAACGGCGGCGGAGTGCACTTCAACTATCAGGTGCACAAGACGGCGGCCGGCGACTATCGGCTCAAGCTGCGGGTCGCGGCCAGCGGCGTGGTGACGGTCTCTCTGGCGAAACTGGTCGGCACGACCGAGACCCTGCTCGTGAGCCGGACCCTCGGCGGGTACACGCACACCGCGGGCGGCAAGCTCCAGCTGCACCTGGTCACGTCGACCGTCGGCGGTGTCACGACCCTCAACGCGAACGTGTGGCCGGACGGCGCGACGGAGCCTGCCGGCTGGTTCGTGACGACCACCGACTCCCAGGCCGAGCTGCAGGCCGCGGGGCAGGTCGGGGTGCTCTCGTACCTGTCCGGGTCCACGACGAACGTCCCGGTGATCGTGAGCGTGGACGCCCTGGAAGTCCGCTGA